The proteins below are encoded in one region of Pectinophora gossypiella chromosome 26, ilPecGoss1.1, whole genome shotgun sequence:
- the LOC126378448 gene encoding uncharacterized protein LOC126378448, with product MTSLRVFVLSKSHVLRFVEKLFFVSNYRRTIMGKRKRSASRDSDYDGILRKMRRLERKIKKRQRQRSLSVSSEDSRPDYTGGGHLEETLYDEVITIDNNECSPTQLETTEPADTDDSSEPAAPAASADVQDDATEAPLEPEVLQLLGEDLVNQKSFGDNLHKDIAPRWTHILVNGLSKDNQSELLKRYLPPENCPNLRAPKLNLEIKAALPDINVKKDLYNQGKQNQLASSLAAIGQVLNWALASKSTVPQDIIKTLSDAGRLICDSHYRESQARRYAALNILNKNIRDTVKNTKIDEHLFGSDLSEHIKSSKAITRTGSELKQAPRTPYKAPPAPQVQRGALNSRGASRAAAAEPRTNPAARRPPRDRRQDSARGRRPNTAHTRQQARGRQ from the exons ATGACCTCATTACGTGTTTTTGTGTTATCCAAGTCACACGTTCTACGTTTTGTTGAGAAATTATTTTTCGTTAGCAATTACCGACGTACAATAATGGGAAAAAGGAAGCGATCGGCGTCGAGGGATAGTGATTATGATGGCATTTTGCGAAAAATGAGGAGGTTGGAGCGTAAAATTAAGAAAAGACAAAGACAACGGTCATTATCTGTGTCGTCGGAAGATTCACGGCCAGATTATACAG GTGGAGGCCATCTAGAAGAAACCCTCTATGACGAGGTTATTACTATTGACAATAACGAGTGCTCGCCTACTCAGCTCGAGACAACTGAGCCAGCCGACACCGATGATTCAAGCGAACCGGCGGCGCCAGCGGCGAGCGCAGATGTACAGGATGATGCTACAGAGGCGCCGTTAGAACCTGAAGTTCTACAACTCCTTGGTGAAGACCTTGTGAATCAAAAAAGTTTCGGAGATAATTTGCATAAGGACATTGCTCCTAGATGGACGCATATTCTTGTTAATGGCCTGTCTAAAGATAACCAATCCGAACTGTTGAAACGTTACTTACCACCAGAGAATTGTCCAAATCTAAGAGCACCAAAACTCAATTTAGAAATAAAAGCGGCTCTTCCGgacataaatgtaaaaaaagattTGTACAACCAAGGTAAACAAAACCAACTAGCTAGTAGTCTCGCTGCAATTGGACAAGTCTTAAATTGGGCCCTTGCATCTAAAAGTACGGTTCCTCAGGATATAATAAAGACTTTGAGTGACGCTGGAAGACTTATTTGCGACAGTCATTACAGAGAATCACAAGCTCGCAGGTACGCTGCGCTAAATATTCTCAATAAAAATATCAGAGATACGGTGAAAAATACTAAGATAGATGAACATCTTTTTGGATCTGATTTGTCAGAACATATCAAATCATCGAAAGCCATTACCAGGACTGGATCGGAATTGAAACAGGCGCCACGAACTCCATACAAGGCGCCTCCAGCTCCACAAGTGCAGAGAGGAGCTTTAAACTCGAGGGGGGCGTCGCGTGCAGCAGCGGCAGAGCCGCGGACGAACCCCGCAGCACGCCGGCCGCCGCGGGATCGCCGCCAGGACTCGGCGCGGGGTCGCCGCCCCAACACCGCACACACGCGCCAGCAGGCGAGGGGACGCCAGTAG